In Leptospira ellinghausenii, the following proteins share a genomic window:
- a CDS encoding HlyD family efflux transporter periplasmic adaptor subunit, whose protein sequence is MFKKFKNLKETDSNWESRHSASYYDELLKHPAPNWEKKGIYLIAVFFFCFVLFLVFGRVDVVVQANGNIRPKGNYYVVEALETGTLTNLYVKSGDFLKKGDPIMELEFSEQQIELSKDANNLDYEEKKLQRLIRNKREAEKISKNLAYNLENNSGSSLSGGVLSKFVSLKKAYMDFQNGVGAKFIYDQSLLEFNEEFGNLKDEIQREENIIASLRGDTKLKKERVANAVIRMPFSGVIGELAVNNVGQNIIRGQTVASLMEEGQPLEAIVEVSSKDIGAVKLGLSAVIKVKAFHQNDFGVVEGIVSQIIPNTKDKDSFSVILVLGTQDLNQDGKKFQLFPGLKVVADIVIDRKNIYQILFRYADPRN, encoded by the coding sequence ATGTTTAAAAAATTTAAGAACTTAAAAGAAACAGATTCTAATTGGGAATCAAGGCATTCTGCTTCTTATTATGATGAATTACTGAAACATCCAGCACCTAACTGGGAAAAGAAGGGTATATATCTCATCGCTGTATTCTTTTTTTGTTTTGTTTTATTTTTAGTTTTTGGACGAGTCGATGTTGTCGTACAAGCAAATGGTAACATTCGTCCCAAAGGAAATTATTATGTAGTAGAAGCACTAGAAACAGGTACACTCACGAATTTGTATGTAAAATCAGGCGATTTTCTTAAAAAAGGAGATCCCATTATGGAATTAGAATTTTCAGAACAACAAATCGAACTCTCTAAAGATGCGAATAATTTGGATTACGAAGAAAAAAAATTACAACGGTTAATTCGAAATAAACGTGAAGCTGAAAAAATTTCAAAAAATCTTGCTTATAATTTAGAAAATAATTCTGGATCTTCCTTATCAGGAGGTGTATTGAGTAAATTTGTAAGTTTAAAAAAAGCTTACATGGATTTTCAAAATGGAGTTGGTGCGAAGTTCATTTATGACCAAAGTTTATTAGAGTTTAATGAAGAATTTGGAAACTTAAAAGATGAAATCCAACGAGAAGAAAATATAATCGCAAGTCTTCGCGGAGATACCAAATTAAAAAAGGAAAGAGTTGCAAATGCGGTGATTCGTATGCCTTTTTCTGGTGTGATTGGTGAATTAGCTGTTAATAACGTAGGACAAAACATCATCCGTGGGCAAACAGTGGCTTCACTTATGGAAGAAGGCCAACCATTAGAAGCAATTGTAGAAGTTAGTAGTAAGGACATTGGTGCAGTAAAACTTGGACTGTCTGCAGTCATTAAAGTAAAAGCATTTCACCAAAATGATTTTGGTGTAGTAGAGGGAATTGTTTCTCAAATCATACCCAATACGAAAGATAAGGATTCGTTTAGTGTGATTTTAGTTTTGGGAACACAGGACTTAAACCAAGATGGAAAAAAGTTTCAGTTATTTCCAGGTTTAAAAGTTGTAGCTGACATCGTAATTGATAGAAAAAACATTTATCAAATTTTGTTTCGTTACGCTGATCCAAGGAATTAA
- a CDS encoding peptidase domain-containing ABC transporter, whose product MQSEVRRNLEKIRNVFRSNYLLAELDDSEREALIPFIEVKFVRIGQILIKANQMPEYIHFVLTGKFGMKQNKEDLHLGRYAFVEEGESIGERITLTKTPSKHDYYALEPSIVLLLPTSRFLKLVESHPEIAEKAKHREEEQEKFHYVRKLSFFDELSPEEIKSILKSIQLIKVPQGEFIFVEGESGESAYIVRSGKIQIRTENPRKIISIMKSGDILGEIAIFKQQKRLASAITAEDSELYQIPGNVFRKVIGAEKGNKLEEIVQSRLLRYSTYKSKEKEENSIRPFVSKRFEIRKTTRTILIEQVTTDQMSLVGLVCSELALRTFDKALPSNWKIRIKNELSRNIVPGIFELAIELEKLGFLTKQLHIPFSELTSLENPVFITDDENIPCLLYLVDPELDAILISHPIKGVYELSTEQFLKLWDGVILQFSLAPSSLSAEVSLISFFKELRMLFSPKKKEIRWVMVATFFSAILSLSLPYLIRQIVDQVLVFSDRNFLFTIVFGVTLSVFFQSLFSLFRNLISIGLMQNLEYNYFVRFFQHILNLTLPEFRKFETGDFTQRLKENQRILEITQRSGLFLILDLITLPIYLFILFRLDGGLSIVGLFFLIVYAIVVVRSSSKIKKLQKHSFESKKKTTSFFLSLFSGIPLIKASSIESRYLAKGLNEIARTILTNLRVGKRVHILELISKFFEQIGLISVIAYGVNLVLDEQLSLGSFLGFLILYSLLMEPIVRLCHLYEDLNELRESRMRLTEIYSLPGEIVSLRPFGELPRLSGKIKLDNVSFRYSEGSPEILKDINLDIEAGEKIAIVGRSGCGKSTMMRIMMGTLSPTKGKVFVDSFDLSTLDPEEVRIQFGAVEQNPILFSGTITENLSKKNPSLHMESLLAGAKLASVDHFVDRFPMKYETKIGESGVGLSGGQKQRLAIARALVTNPSILFLDEPTSALDSETEAHIQSQWETVFLDRTVIQISHRLHSTVSADKIIVLDEGRIVEMGTHAELIQTKGYYYHLFPTLTEEDSHV is encoded by the coding sequence ATGCAATCAGAAGTTAGGCGTAATCTTGAAAAAATTCGTAATGTATTTCGATCTAATTATTTATTAGCAGAGTTAGACGATTCAGAACGAGAAGCATTAATTCCTTTTATCGAAGTAAAATTTGTTCGGATAGGACAAATATTAATCAAGGCAAACCAAATGCCTGAGTACATTCATTTTGTTCTCACGGGCAAATTTGGAATGAAACAAAACAAAGAGGACCTTCATTTAGGAAGGTATGCATTCGTTGAAGAAGGTGAGTCGATAGGAGAAAGAATCACTTTAACAAAAACACCATCAAAACATGATTATTATGCATTAGAACCTTCTATTGTTTTATTATTACCAACTTCTCGTTTTTTGAAGTTAGTTGAATCTCATCCTGAAATTGCAGAAAAAGCAAAACACAGAGAAGAAGAACAAGAAAAATTTCATTATGTTCGCAAATTAAGTTTTTTTGATGAACTATCTCCTGAAGAAATTAAATCCATTCTAAAATCGATACAACTCATTAAAGTTCCACAAGGTGAATTCATTTTTGTTGAAGGTGAGTCTGGAGAATCAGCCTACATAGTCCGTTCTGGAAAAATTCAAATCAGAACTGAAAATCCTAGGAAAATCATCTCGATTATGAAATCCGGTGATATACTCGGTGAAATTGCGATCTTTAAACAACAAAAAAGATTAGCAAGTGCCATCACAGCAGAAGACTCCGAACTCTATCAAATTCCAGGAAATGTTTTTCGTAAGGTCATTGGTGCAGAAAAAGGTAACAAACTTGAAGAGATTGTTCAATCAAGGCTCTTACGATATTCCACATATAAATCCAAAGAAAAAGAAGAAAATTCAATTCGTCCTTTTGTCTCCAAACGATTTGAAATCAGAAAAACAACTCGGACAATTTTAATCGAACAGGTGACAACAGACCAAATGAGCCTAGTTGGTTTGGTTTGTTCCGAATTGGCATTAAGGACTTTTGATAAAGCTCTCCCATCTAATTGGAAAATTAGAATTAAAAATGAACTGAGTCGAAATATTGTTCCTGGGATTTTTGAATTAGCAATTGAATTAGAAAAACTTGGTTTTTTAACAAAACAACTTCATATACCTTTTTCAGAATTAACTAGTTTAGAGAATCCAGTATTCATCACTGACGATGAAAATATTCCATGTTTATTGTATTTAGTTGATCCTGAATTAGATGCAATTTTAATCTCACATCCCATTAAAGGTGTCTATGAATTATCTACTGAACAATTTCTAAAACTTTGGGATGGAGTGATCTTACAATTTTCTCTCGCTCCAAGCAGTTTGTCAGCAGAAGTAAGTTTGATTAGTTTTTTTAAAGAACTAAGGATGTTATTTAGTCCCAAAAAGAAAGAAATTCGTTGGGTAATGGTGGCTACTTTTTTTTCAGCAATCTTATCTCTTTCGTTGCCTTATTTAATTCGCCAGATTGTTGACCAAGTTTTAGTTTTTTCTGATCGTAACTTTTTATTTACAATTGTATTTGGAGTAACTCTTTCCGTATTTTTTCAATCATTGTTTTCCCTTTTCCGAAATTTGATCTCGATTGGACTCATGCAAAATTTGGAATATAATTACTTTGTTCGTTTTTTTCAACATATCTTGAATCTAACTCTTCCAGAGTTTCGTAAATTTGAAACCGGAGATTTTACACAAAGACTAAAAGAAAACCAAAGAATTTTGGAAATCACACAAAGATCTGGTTTGTTTTTAATTTTGGACCTAATCACACTTCCGATTTATTTATTCATTTTATTTCGATTGGATGGTGGATTATCAATTGTCGGATTATTTTTCTTAATCGTTTATGCAATCGTAGTCGTTCGTTCCAGTTCAAAAATCAAAAAGTTGCAAAAACATAGTTTCGAATCGAAGAAAAAAACAACTTCCTTTTTTCTATCTTTGTTTTCAGGCATTCCATTAATCAAAGCTTCTTCTATCGAAAGTCGTTATCTTGCAAAAGGTTTAAATGAAATTGCAAGGACTATCTTAACAAACTTAAGAGTGGGAAAAAGAGTTCACATCCTTGAATTGATTAGCAAATTCTTTGAGCAAATTGGTTTGATTTCAGTTATCGCCTATGGAGTGAATCTTGTTTTAGATGAACAATTATCACTTGGAAGTTTTTTAGGTTTTCTAATCCTTTACTCCTTACTCATGGAACCAATCGTAAGATTATGCCATTTGTATGAGGATCTAAACGAGTTAAGAGAATCTCGTATGAGGCTCACTGAAATTTATTCACTTCCCGGTGAAATTGTCAGTTTACGGCCGTTTGGTGAGCTTCCTAGATTGTCGGGTAAAATTAAATTAGACAATGTAAGTTTTCGATACTCAGAAGGGTCTCCTGAAATTCTGAAAGATATCAATTTGGATATTGAAGCAGGAGAAAAAATAGCGATCGTTGGCCGAAGTGGGTGTGGAAAATCGACTATGATGCGAATTATGATGGGAACACTTTCCCCAACGAAAGGTAAAGTTTTTGTTGATTCTTTTGATTTATCTACACTTGATCCAGAAGAAGTTAGAATCCAATTTGGGGCAGTAGAACAAAATCCCATTTTATTCTCTGGAACCATAACCGAAAATTTATCTAAAAAAAATCCATCACTTCATATGGAATCATTATTAGCTGGTGCCAAGTTGGCCTCCGTTGATCATTTTGTGGATAGATTCCCGATGAAATATGAAACCAAAATTGGTGAGTCTGGAGTTGGATTATCGGGAGGTCAAAAACAAAGACTTGCGATAGCACGTGCTTTAGTAACGAATCCAAGTATTCTATTTTTAGATGAACCTACTTCTGCATTGGATTCAGAAACGGAGGCTCACATTCAATCACAATGGGAAACCGTTTTTTTGGATCGAACAGTCATTCAAATCTCCCATCGACTACATAGTACAGTGAGTGCAGATAAAATCATTGTCCTTGATGAAGGTCGTATCGTTGAAATGGGTACGCATGCTGAATTGATCCAAACAAAAGGTTACTATTATCATTTGTTCCCTACGTTAACCGAAGAGGATAGCCATGTTTAA
- a CDS encoding methyltransferase domain-containing protein yields the protein MYLLLPGRHHLLTRYQKEYLLRLVNMGLSEELDVFGNPLQISKQPSAIIFAVTSANHNNTRRNPLPLYQRAMMIQDFSRELNIPSFVIPIDDIGQSPNFASYTIKKIEVETELMIKLTPENTIVLCSTPVANLYLELGFKVLPVEKVPGSADSFFAKLPWEELESIVLKHKQSKQNLDPACIRLWKDYGLFEKVDMLFSDSLIGDDGDLTESRDYNTYVREMDEIAELKFQETIPFLKPGRIGDIGCAVGSWIKLVCQDPKYTESDFYGVEIARHLYHICEQRKENGEFQNPNVFFLRKNAVSGLVYPRLSMNAIHTSSLTHEIESYGDRSQLLAFIKNRFEELVYGGVWINRDVVGPEDKETEVYVWMEEDSSTNQGLGPGKYVSFKEYLESLSTKQRFFQFQQDFRKEEGYVLRTSSILVDGIEYHRMKLKDICEYISKKDYTDNWKSEMHESFCFWSFDEWKEQLESIGFKISPNSHAYRNEWLVKNRYEGKIKLFLASIPNPKQTADLIPFDFPVTHMLMLAEK from the coding sequence ATGTACCTACTCCTTCCGGGGCGTCACCATCTCCTCACCAGGTACCAAAAGGAATACTTACTTCGTTTGGTAAACATGGGACTCTCGGAAGAATTGGATGTGTTTGGAAATCCATTACAAATTTCCAAACAGCCAAGTGCCATCATCTTTGCCGTTACATCGGCCAATCATAACAACACAAGGCGTAACCCACTTCCCCTTTACCAAAGGGCGATGATGATTCAAGATTTCTCCAGAGAACTAAACATTCCAAGTTTTGTAATTCCCATTGATGATATTGGTCAGTCACCTAACTTTGCTTCGTATACAATTAAAAAAATTGAAGTAGAAACTGAGTTAATGATAAAATTAACTCCTGAGAATACAATTGTCCTTTGTTCAACTCCTGTGGCGAACTTGTATCTGGAACTTGGATTCAAAGTCCTACCAGTTGAAAAAGTCCCTGGTTCAGCTGATTCGTTTTTTGCGAAACTTCCTTGGGAAGAATTAGAAAGTATTGTTTTAAAACATAAACAATCGAAACAAAATCTTGATCCTGCCTGTATCCGTTTGTGGAAGGATTATGGTTTATTTGAAAAAGTAGATATGTTATTTTCTGATTCTCTGATCGGAGATGATGGAGACCTAACCGAATCTCGGGATTATAACACCTATGTCCGTGAGATGGATGAAATCGCCGAACTCAAATTCCAAGAAACAATTCCATTTTTGAAACCTGGTCGAATTGGGGATATCGGTTGTGCTGTTGGTTCATGGATCAAACTTGTCTGCCAGGATCCAAAGTATACGGAATCAGATTTTTATGGAGTGGAAATCGCACGCCATCTTTACCATATCTGTGAACAAAGAAAAGAAAATGGTGAGTTCCAAAATCCCAATGTATTTTTTTTGCGTAAAAATGCAGTGAGTGGACTTGTATATCCACGGCTCAGTATGAATGCCATACATACATCCTCTCTGACCCATGAAATCGAATCTTACGGTGACAGGTCTCAACTACTGGCATTTATCAAAAACCGTTTTGAGGAACTTGTGTATGGAGGGGTTTGGATCAATCGGGATGTTGTGGGTCCAGAAGACAAAGAAACGGAAGTTTATGTCTGGATGGAAGAGGATTCGAGTACAAACCAAGGTCTTGGTCCAGGGAAATATGTTAGTTTCAAAGAATACTTGGAATCTTTATCTACAAAACAACGATTTTTCCAATTCCAACAAGACTTTCGTAAAGAGGAAGGTTATGTGCTTAGGACGTCTTCCATTTTAGTCGATGGTATAGAATACCACCGTATGAAACTTAAGGATATCTGCGAATACATCTCAAAAAAAGATTATACAGACAATTGGAAAAGTGAAATGCACGAGTCCTTTTGTTTTTGGAGTTTTGACGAGTGGAAAGAACAATTAGAATCAATTGGATTTAAAATTTCCCCAAATTCCCATGCCTATCGAAATGAGTGGCTCGTAAAAAATCGATATGAAGGAAAAATAAAACTTTTTTTAGCGAGCATCCCAAATCCAAAACAAACAGCAGACCTAATCCCTTTTGATTTCCCTGTGACTCATATGCTCATGTTAGCGGAAAAATAA
- a CDS encoding acetyl-CoA C-acetyltransferase, with amino-acid sequence MEQVYILGGLRSAFGSFGGTLKDMSAVDLGVEVSKAALQKTGVDPSIIEESIFGNVIPTGKDGIYLARHIGLKSGVPIASPALTLNRLCGSGMEAVIQAAKKIMLGEAHTVLAGGVESMSNAPYVVRNARFGVRYGNAEFEDSLAQGLTDIYVELPMGMTAENLSDQYKISREEQDAWAATSQERAEEATNKGILKEEIHPITINGKNPIVFDKDEFIKGKAGGAKLATLKPAFKKDGSVTAGNASGINDGASAMIVASASQAKKLGKEPLAIVKSWGHAGCDPAKMGIGPAIAIPAALQKAGLSLKDIGLVEVNEAFAAQYLAVQKELGLDPKITNVNGGAVAIGHPLGASGNRVTLTLALEMQRRGVKYGVASLCIGGGQGIAIVLENPKA; translated from the coding sequence ATGGAACAAGTTTACATTTTGGGCGGACTGAGATCCGCATTCGGTAGTTTTGGCGGAACACTCAAAGACATGAGTGCCGTAGACCTTGGGGTCGAAGTATCAAAAGCAGCACTCCAAAAAACTGGAGTTGATCCTTCTATAATTGAAGAAAGTATTTTTGGAAATGTTATCCCAACAGGAAAAGACGGAATTTATTTGGCTCGTCACATCGGGCTAAAATCAGGGGTTCCGATTGCAAGTCCTGCATTAACACTCAACAGACTTTGTGGTTCAGGAATGGAAGCTGTGATCCAAGCTGCTAAAAAGATCATGTTAGGTGAAGCACACACTGTTCTTGCTGGTGGAGTGGAATCCATGAGTAATGCACCTTATGTTGTACGCAATGCAAGGTTTGGAGTTCGTTATGGAAATGCAGAATTTGAAGATTCACTCGCACAAGGATTAACTGACATTTATGTAGAACTTCCGATGGGAATGACGGCAGAAAACTTATCTGACCAATACAAAATTTCCAGAGAAGAACAAGATGCTTGGGCAGCAACTTCGCAAGAACGAGCAGAAGAAGCAACTAACAAAGGAATTCTAAAAGAAGAAATTCATCCTATCACGATCAATGGGAAAAATCCAATTGTGTTTGATAAGGATGAATTCATCAAAGGAAAAGCAGGTGGAGCAAAACTTGCCACTTTAAAACCAGCCTTTAAAAAAGATGGTTCGGTAACTGCAGGAAACGCATCAGGAATCAATGATGGAGCTTCCGCTATGATTGTAGCCTCCGCATCCCAAGCAAAAAAACTCGGTAAAGAACCACTCGCTATAGTTAAATCGTGGGGCCACGCTGGTTGTGATCCTGCAAAGATGGGAATTGGACCTGCAATTGCAATTCCAGCGGCATTACAAAAAGCAGGACTGAGTTTAAAAGACATTGGACTAGTCGAAGTGAATGAAGCATTTGCAGCTCAGTACTTAGCGGTACAAAAGGAACTTGGTCTTGATCCAAAGATCACCAATGTGAACGGTGGAGCCGTTGCGATTGGGCATCCACTCGGAGCATCGGGTAACCGTGTGACTTTAACTCTTGCGCTTGAGATGCAAAGACGTGGAGTGAAGTATGGTGTTGCTTCTCTTTGTATCGGTGGAGGACAAGGAATCGCGATTGTTTTAGAAAACCCTAAAGCATAG